One stretch of Pseudoalteromonas shioyasakiensis DNA includes these proteins:
- the dxs gene encoding 1-deoxy-D-xylulose-5-phosphate synthase has translation MTLDSSKYPLLSLVDEPAQLRELAQDKLPAFSKELREYLLNSVSQSSGHLASGLGTVELTVALHYVYNTPEDRLVWDVGHQAYPHKILTGRRDQMHTIRQKDGLHPFPFREESPYDTFSVGHSSTSISAALGMAIAAEKEGKDRKTVAVIGDGAITAGMAFEAMNHMGDVNPNVLIILNDNEMSISENVGALNNHFARILSGSFYTNIREGSKKLLSGLPPVKELASRMEEHLKGMVIPGTFFEELGLNYIGPIDGHDVNMLVDTLRNMRNLKGPQLLHIKTQKGKGYKPAEADPIGYHGVPKFDPSMSKLPKSKPGAATFSNVFGDWLCDMAAQDDKLMAITPAMREGSGMVRFSKEYPAQYFDVAIAEQHAVTLAAGLACEGLKPVVAIYSSFLQRAYDQLIHDVALQNLPVLFAIDRAGIVGADGETHQGAYDLSFMRCIPNMIIMAPSDTNECRQMLYTGYQCNQPVAVRYPRGSAGNCDVESTMSAIEIGKARSIKLGSKVAILSFGTLLENAKVVADELNATVIDMRFIKPLDTDAISELLASHDVIVTLEDNAIAGGAGSAVNEHLAAIKANVSILNLGIPDEFIKHGTQDEMHAEMGLDANGILASIKEFMA, from the coding sequence ATGACACTTGATAGTAGCAAGTATCCATTATTAAGTTTGGTTGACGAACCAGCACAACTGCGTGAATTAGCGCAAGACAAGTTACCTGCGTTTAGTAAAGAGTTACGCGAATACCTACTTAACTCAGTTTCGCAAAGTAGTGGTCATTTAGCATCAGGTTTAGGCACTGTTGAACTAACGGTTGCGCTTCATTATGTTTATAACACGCCTGAAGATCGTTTAGTATGGGACGTGGGTCATCAAGCATACCCACACAAAATCTTAACTGGTCGTCGTGACCAAATGCATACTATTCGTCAAAAAGACGGCTTACACCCTTTCCCATTCCGTGAAGAAAGCCCTTACGACACCTTCAGTGTAGGTCATTCGAGCACTTCAATTTCGGCTGCACTAGGTATGGCCATTGCTGCTGAAAAAGAAGGTAAAGATCGTAAAACAGTTGCTGTTATTGGCGATGGTGCGATTACTGCAGGTATGGCATTTGAAGCGATGAACCACATGGGTGATGTAAACCCTAATGTGCTAATTATCTTAAATGATAATGAAATGTCGATCTCTGAAAACGTGGGTGCACTAAACAATCACTTTGCACGTATTTTGTCTGGTAGCTTCTACACCAATATTCGTGAAGGTAGCAAAAAACTTCTTTCAGGCTTACCACCTGTGAAAGAGCTTGCCAGCCGAATGGAAGAACATTTAAAAGGTATGGTCATTCCAGGTACTTTCTTTGAAGAGTTAGGCCTAAATTACATCGGCCCAATCGATGGTCATGATGTTAATATGTTGGTCGATACCTTACGTAACATGCGTAACCTTAAAGGTCCGCAATTACTGCATATCAAAACACAAAAAGGTAAAGGTTATAAACCTGCTGAAGCGGATCCAATTGGCTACCATGGCGTACCAAAATTTGATCCTAGCATGTCTAAATTACCAAAATCAAAACCTGGCGCGGCTACATTTTCTAATGTATTTGGTGACTGGTTATGCGATATGGCAGCACAAGACGACAAGCTGATGGCAATTACCCCAGCGATGCGTGAAGGTTCTGGCATGGTGCGCTTTTCTAAAGAGTACCCTGCGCAATACTTTGATGTAGCTATTGCTGAACAACATGCTGTAACGCTTGCAGCTGGCCTTGCCTGTGAAGGCTTAAAACCTGTTGTTGCTATTTATTCAAGCTTTTTGCAACGCGCTTACGACCAACTTATCCACGATGTGGCATTACAAAACTTACCTGTTTTATTTGCTATTGACCGTGCGGGAATTGTAGGTGCAGATGGTGAAACTCACCAAGGAGCCTATGACTTGAGCTTTATGCGCTGTATTCCTAACATGATTATCATGGCACCAAGCGATACTAATGAGTGTCGCCAAATGTTGTATACAGGTTACCAATGCAATCAACCTGTTGCTGTTCGTTACCCTCGAGGTAGTGCGGGTAATTGTGACGTTGAATCGACAATGAGCGCGATTGAAATTGGTAAAGCGCGTAGCATCAAGCTAGGTAGCAAAGTGGCAATCTTGTCGTTTGGTACGCTATTAGAGAACGCCAAAGTAGTCGCCGATGAACTTAACGCAACAGTGATTGATATGCGCTTTATTAAGCCTCTTGATACTGATGCTATTAGCGAATTACTAGCTAGCCATGATGTGATTGTTACCTTAGAAGACAACGCCATTGCGGGCGGTGCAGGTTCTGCTGTGAATGAGCACCTAGCTGCAATTAAGGCTAACGTGTCTATCTTAAACTTAGGTATTCCAGATGAATTCATTAAGCATGGCACGCAAGATGAAATGCACGCCGAAATGGGCTTAGATGCTAATGGCATCTTAGCTAGCATCAAAGAGTTCATGGCTTAA
- the ispA gene encoding (2E,6E)-farnesyl diphosphate synthase, translating to MQLKEQLQRAREDVEAHLNRYFEQPLNTEKNIKEATHYGVLNGGKRLRPYLVYATGRMMGANKADLDILAAAIECIHSYSLVHDDLPAMDDDDLRRGRPTCHIVYGEAQAILAGDALQTLAFDLIANHRFSVPASQQVKMIASLSKASGIEGMVGGQALDIEATDKEISVSQLERIHQLKTGALLNCAITLGALSANSCDEHTLKQLNLFGQAIGLAFQVQDDILDVEADTETLGKPQGSDIAANKATYPALLGMAGAKQKAQDLLAQAHQALEAIDYDTSELASLASYIVERNY from the coding sequence GTGCAACTAAAAGAACAATTACAACGCGCTCGAGAAGACGTTGAGGCACATTTAAATCGCTATTTCGAACAGCCACTTAATACCGAAAAGAACATTAAAGAAGCTACTCATTATGGTGTTTTAAATGGTGGTAAGCGCTTACGTCCTTACCTTGTATATGCGACGGGCCGAATGATGGGTGCTAACAAGGCCGATCTCGATATTCTTGCTGCTGCCATTGAATGTATTCATAGCTACTCATTAGTCCATGATGACCTACCTGCAATGGATGACGATGACTTAAGACGTGGTCGTCCCACCTGTCATATTGTCTATGGTGAAGCGCAAGCAATACTCGCTGGTGATGCATTACAAACACTAGCATTTGATTTAATCGCCAACCACCGATTTTCAGTTCCTGCGAGCCAGCAGGTAAAAATGATAGCCTCGTTAAGCAAAGCCTCAGGTATTGAAGGTATGGTAGGTGGACAGGCACTGGATATAGAAGCGACTGATAAAGAAATTAGCGTGTCTCAGCTAGAGCGTATTCATCAGTTAAAAACGGGCGCCTTACTCAACTGTGCAATTACACTTGGTGCATTAAGTGCTAATAGCTGCGATGAGCATACTCTAAAGCAGTTGAACTTATTCGGCCAAGCAATAGGTCTGGCTTTTCAGGTACAAGACGATATCCTAGATGTAGAAGCTGATACTGAAACATTAGGTAAGCCACAAGGTTCAGATATTGCCGCCAATAAAGCAACTTACCCTGCTTTATTGGGAATGGCAGGTGCAAAGCAAAAAGCACAAGACTTACTAGCTCAAGCTCATCAAGCTCTTGAGGCAATTGATTACGACACCAGCGAACTGGCAAGCCTTGCTAGCTATATCGTTGAACGTAATTATTAA
- the xseB gene encoding exodeoxyribonuclease VII small subunit, with product MATKKPENLSFEEALDELSQIVAQMEQGELSLEQSLKQFERGIALANASSGKLQQAEQKVAILMGNDSQAPLSNFDSNLD from the coding sequence ATGGCAACAAAGAAACCAGAAAACTTAAGCTTTGAAGAAGCGCTGGATGAATTATCTCAAATAGTTGCACAAATGGAGCAAGGTGAATTGTCTTTAGAACAATCACTAAAACAATTTGAACGTGGTATTGCGCTGGCGAATGCTTCATCCGGTAAGTTGCAACAAGCCGAACAAAAAGTTGCCATCTTAATGGGTAACGATAGCCAAGCTCCTCTTAGCAATTTTGATTCAAACTTGGACTAA
- the pomA gene encoding flagellar motor protein PomA codes for MDLATIIGILGAIGLIAMSMVLSSDGQVAMFYNTPSVVIVFGGSIFIVLSNFTMGQFLGIGKVAAKAFMFKIESPEELIEKAVELADSARKGGFLALEEAEIPNGFMRKGVDMLVDGHDADVVRATLQKDISLTANRHELGAGLFKSLADIAPAMGMIGTLIGLVAMLSNMDDPKAIGPAMAVALLTTLYGAFLANVVAIPIQVKLELRKDEEALNQRLILDAVLGIQDGQNPKVIEGILKNYLAESKRKVDTEE; via the coding sequence GTGGATTTAGCAACCATAATAGGTATTCTTGGTGCCATAGGCTTAATTGCTATGTCGATGGTGTTAAGTAGTGACGGCCAAGTTGCAATGTTTTACAACACGCCTTCGGTGGTCATTGTATTTGGTGGTTCGATTTTTATCGTGTTATCGAATTTCACCATGGGGCAATTTTTGGGCATAGGTAAAGTGGCTGCTAAAGCCTTTATGTTCAAAATCGAATCTCCAGAAGAATTAATTGAAAAAGCAGTAGAATTAGCTGACTCAGCACGTAAAGGCGGTTTTCTAGCATTAGAAGAAGCCGAAATCCCCAACGGTTTTATGCGTAAAGGGGTGGATATGTTAGTGGATGGTCATGATGCTGATGTTGTTCGTGCCACGCTGCAAAAAGATATTTCTCTCACCGCTAATCGTCATGAACTTGGCGCAGGCTTATTCAAGTCACTTGCTGATATTGCCCCTGCGATGGGTATGATCGGTACGCTAATAGGTCTGGTTGCTATGCTATCAAACATGGATGACCCGAAAGCAATCGGTCCTGCGATGGCGGTTGCACTTTTAACAACATTATATGGTGCTTTCTTAGCAAACGTTGTAGCAATTCCTATTCAGGTAAAGCTAGAACTACGTAAAGATGAAGAAGCTCTTAACCAACGCTTAATTCTCGATGCAGTACTAGGTATTCAAGATGGCCAAAATCCGAAAGTCATTGAAGGTATATTGAAAAATTACCTAGCTGAATCAAAACGTAAAGTTGATACCGAGGAGTAG
- a CDS encoding flagellar motor protein MotB, which yields MSDQECKCPPPGLPAWMGTFADLMSLLMCFFVLLLAFSEMDVLKFKQIAGSMKFAFGVQNKIEVKDIPKGTSVIAMEFTPGKPEPTPIETIQQQTVEMTQQMLEFQAGDESSAGGRQEQRGNKRGGESQSTAQQQALEQSISAADQEQTNELVKKIAQQLEQQIMDGAIELESLGQQIIIRIRENGSFPSGSAFLQPKFKPIIRDIATLLKDVPGEITVSGHTDDFQVSNELYTNNWDLSSKRAVAVASEMEKAPGFDKSRMMVVGHAETRPLVPNVTDEDRKRNRRVEISIMQGKAHESDPIDVRQ from the coding sequence ATGTCCGATCAAGAGTGCAAATGTCCACCACCAGGTTTACCAGCCTGGATGGGAACCTTCGCAGATTTAATGTCATTATTAATGTGCTTCTTTGTACTCTTACTTGCTTTCTCGGAAATGGATGTACTGAAGTTTAAGCAAATTGCTGGTTCAATGAAGTTTGCATTTGGTGTGCAAAACAAAATTGAAGTAAAAGATATTCCAAAAGGGACCTCAGTAATAGCAATGGAGTTTACCCCTGGTAAACCTGAACCTACCCCTATCGAAACGATTCAACAACAAACTGTAGAAATGACTCAGCAAATGCTTGAGTTTCAAGCTGGTGATGAAAGCTCTGCCGGTGGTCGTCAAGAGCAACGTGGTAATAAGCGTGGTGGTGAATCGCAAAGCACGGCTCAGCAACAAGCATTGGAGCAGTCAATTTCTGCGGCTGACCAAGAACAGACTAATGAGCTTGTGAAGAAAATTGCCCAGCAGCTTGAACAGCAAATTATGGATGGTGCGATTGAACTTGAGTCATTAGGTCAACAAATTATTATTCGCATCCGTGAGAATGGCTCATTCCCATCTGGCAGCGCCTTTTTACAGCCTAAGTTTAAGCCTATTATTCGTGATATTGCGACACTATTAAAAGATGTGCCGGGTGAAATAACCGTGTCAGGACATACTGACGACTTCCAAGTATCAAATGAGCTTTATACTAATAATTGGGATTTATCTTCAAAACGTGCAGTTGCCGTTGCAAGCGAAATGGAAAAAGCCCCTGGTTTTGATAAATCTCGTATGATGGTTGTAGGTCACGCAGAAACTAGGCCTCTTGTACCGAATGTGACTGATGAAGATCGCAAGCGGAATCGTCGTGTCGAAATATCTATCATGCAAGGTAAAGCTCACGAATCTGACCCTATTGATGTAAGACAATAA
- a CDS encoding DNA topoisomerase III, with amino-acid sequence MKLYIAEKPSLARAIADALPKPHKKQDGYIELGNGDCVSWCIGHLLEQAEPDDYDTSFKKWRFEHLPIVPEQWQLKPKAKTRKQLTVLKKLIKQASVIVHAGDPDREGQLLVDEVIEQVKLSKAKKQQIQRLLISDLNLSAVKKALNNLKSNRDFIPLSVSALARSRADWLFGMNLTRAYTLAGQKAGFGNVLSVGRVQTPILGLVVNRDNEIANFVAKPFYEVLAHLETEQQQTFSAKWQPSKACEPYQDEEGRVLHRGLAENVVSRITNQPAKVVDLEQKQKKQQAPLPYNLSALQIDAAKAFSMPAQKVLDTCQSLYERHKLITYPRSDNRYLPKEHHKDAASIIAAIANNEGQASEACKQADTSKRSKCFNDSKVAAHHAIVPTEKQLRSASLNSDEQKIYRLICRHYLIQFYSDYVFNETKVTVEIAGGLFKAAAKQDVSLGFKTLMGKTELKDEQTLPALEKGKQLHCNQGDVVDKMTTPPAHFTDATLLSAMTGISRYVKDPEIKKILKETDGLGTEATRAGILELLFKRRFLERQGKNILATATGKALISTLPEQLASPDLTAKWEASLGNIAEQHMSYQQFLTPLLTELHALVDQAKQCDSQVFAQLPKTPQKRRFKRKAKPRARSA; translated from the coding sequence ATGAAACTTTACATTGCCGAAAAACCGTCATTGGCGCGAGCCATTGCGGATGCACTGCCTAAACCTCATAAAAAACAGGATGGTTATATAGAGCTTGGTAATGGTGATTGTGTCTCTTGGTGTATAGGGCATTTACTTGAACAAGCCGAGCCAGATGATTACGACACAAGTTTTAAAAAGTGGCGATTCGAGCATTTACCTATTGTGCCTGAGCAATGGCAATTAAAACCTAAAGCAAAAACACGTAAACAACTCACCGTATTAAAAAAGCTTATTAAGCAGGCAAGCGTAATTGTTCATGCTGGCGACCCTGACCGTGAAGGCCAGCTATTGGTTGATGAAGTGATCGAGCAGGTCAAACTGAGCAAAGCCAAAAAACAGCAAATTCAACGACTATTAATAAGCGATTTAAACTTAAGTGCAGTTAAAAAAGCACTTAATAATTTAAAGTCGAATCGCGATTTTATTCCCTTGAGTGTGTCTGCATTAGCTCGCTCACGTGCTGATTGGTTATTTGGCATGAATCTAACTCGGGCTTATACGCTTGCTGGGCAAAAAGCAGGGTTTGGTAATGTGTTATCTGTAGGTCGTGTTCAAACACCTATTTTAGGTCTTGTTGTAAATCGTGATAATGAAATAGCTAACTTTGTAGCGAAACCTTTTTACGAAGTATTAGCTCATCTTGAAACTGAGCAGCAGCAAACATTTTCAGCTAAGTGGCAACCAAGTAAAGCATGCGAACCTTATCAAGATGAGGAGGGGAGAGTATTACATAGAGGGCTTGCTGAAAATGTTGTATCACGTATAACTAATCAACCAGCTAAAGTGGTTGACCTTGAGCAAAAACAAAAAAAACAACAAGCACCGTTACCTTATAATTTATCAGCTTTACAAATCGATGCGGCAAAAGCGTTTTCAATGCCTGCACAAAAGGTGTTAGATACCTGCCAAAGCTTGTATGAGCGTCATAAGTTAATTACTTATCCTCGTTCAGATAATCGCTATTTACCAAAAGAGCATCATAAAGATGCAGCGAGTATTATTGCTGCTATTGCTAATAATGAAGGCCAAGCAAGTGAAGCTTGCAAGCAAGCTGACACCAGCAAGCGGAGTAAATGTTTTAATGACAGCAAAGTTGCGGCACACCACGCTATTGTTCCTACCGAAAAACAACTTCGCTCAGCATCATTAAATAGTGATGAACAAAAAATCTATCGGTTGATCTGTCGTCATTATTTAATCCAGTTTTATTCTGACTATGTCTTTAACGAAACCAAAGTAACAGTCGAGATTGCTGGTGGACTTTTTAAAGCCGCTGCTAAGCAAGATGTTAGCTTAGGCTTCAAAACATTAATGGGCAAAACAGAGTTAAAAGATGAGCAAACCTTACCTGCTCTTGAAAAAGGTAAGCAGCTGCATTGTAATCAGGGGGACGTGGTAGACAAAATGACTACACCGCCAGCGCATTTTACTGATGCTACCTTATTAAGTGCTATGACAGGCATCAGCCGCTATGTGAAAGACCCTGAGATTAAAAAGATCCTTAAAGAAACTGATGGACTAGGTACTGAGGCTACACGGGCAGGTATTCTCGAGCTTTTATTTAAGCGCCGCTTTTTAGAGCGTCAGGGTAAAAATATTTTAGCTACGGCAACAGGTAAAGCGCTTATTAGCACTTTACCTGAGCAGCTTGCTAGCCCTGACTTAACTGCTAAGTGGGAAGCATCATTAGGGAATATAGCTGAACAGCATATGAGTTATCAGCAATTTTTAACGCCATTACTGACTGAGTTACATGCTTTAGTTGATCAAGCCAAACAGTGCGACAGCCAAGTTTTTGCCCAATTACCAAAAACGCCGCAAAAGCGACGTTTTAAAAGAAAGGCTAAGCCTAGAGCTAGGTCAGCCTAA
- a CDS encoding amidohydrolase, with product MKLSTISAALLLLSPFAQAITLDLNLQKTMPEIEKLYLDLHQSPELSYHEKQTGQKLAKKLKQLGFTVTDNVGGFGVVGIYKNGDGPTVMIRTDTDGLPIVEQTGKPYASKVTVTNDAGATVGVMHGCGHDIHMSSFIGTAQQLMTHKDQWQGTLMMVAQPAEEVGGGAKAMLKEGLFTKYPTPDHVIGLHVSASVPAGKVSMKTEYTMASVDSVDITVKGKGGHGAYPHTTIDPVVIASRIVLALQTITSRELSPLEPSVITVGSIHGGSKHNVISDEVKLQLTLRSYNPEVRLQQIAAIKRISKGIALSAGLDKSLAPEVYVHEDESIPSTYNNPTQTNLVRSAIANAIGEDNVLETEAVMAGEDFGLYGRTEQNVPITLFWLGGVEPSQYDAAMQSGATLPSLHSSKFAPDYKKALPTGITAMSNAAVALFNKK from the coding sequence ATGAAATTATCTACTATTTCTGCAGCTTTGTTACTTCTTAGTCCATTCGCGCAAGCAATAACACTAGATTTAAACCTTCAAAAAACCATGCCTGAGATTGAAAAGCTTTATTTAGATTTACATCAATCTCCTGAGCTGTCTTACCACGAAAAACAAACAGGCCAGAAGCTAGCAAAAAAATTAAAGCAACTAGGCTTTACTGTTACAGATAACGTGGGTGGTTTTGGCGTTGTTGGGATTTATAAAAACGGTGATGGCCCAACAGTAATGATCCGCACTGATACTGATGGATTACCAATTGTTGAGCAAACTGGTAAACCCTATGCCTCTAAAGTTACTGTAACAAATGATGCTGGTGCAACCGTTGGCGTAATGCATGGTTGTGGTCATGATATTCACATGAGTTCATTTATTGGCACAGCTCAACAGTTAATGACACATAAAGATCAGTGGCAAGGTACTTTAATGATGGTCGCACAACCAGCAGAGGAAGTAGGTGGTGGTGCAAAAGCCATGCTTAAAGAAGGGCTTTTTACTAAGTACCCTACTCCAGATCATGTTATTGGGTTACATGTAAGTGCCAGTGTTCCTGCTGGTAAAGTCAGTATGAAAACAGAATACACGATGGCTAGTGTTGACTCTGTTGATATTACTGTAAAAGGTAAAGGGGGTCACGGTGCCTATCCACACACAACAATAGATCCAGTTGTGATTGCTTCACGTATTGTGTTGGCACTACAAACAATTACTAGTCGCGAATTGTCACCACTAGAGCCATCAGTGATCACGGTAGGCTCAATTCACGGTGGCTCCAAACACAATGTCATTTCAGATGAAGTAAAACTACAACTTACACTGCGCAGTTATAACCCTGAAGTTCGCTTACAACAAATTGCAGCGATCAAACGAATTTCGAAAGGCATCGCATTAAGTGCGGGACTTGATAAAAGTTTAGCACCTGAAGTATATGTGCATGAAGATGAGTCAATTCCTTCAACATACAATAATCCAACTCAAACCAACTTAGTACGTTCAGCGATTGCTAATGCGATTGGTGAAGACAATGTACTTGAAACTGAAGCTGTAATGGCTGGTGAAGACTTTGGCCTTTATGGTCGTACAGAACAAAATGTACCAATTACTTTGTTTTGGTTAGGGGGTGTTGAACCTAGTCAATATGATGCTGCAATGCAATCTGGCGCAACATTACCTTCTTTACATTCAAGTAAGTTTGCACCTGATTACAAAAAGGCGCTTCCTACAGGGATAACTGCAATGAGTAATGCCGCGGTTGCCCTATTTAACAAAAAGTAG
- a CDS encoding tetratricopeptide repeat protein → MNNMIKLTQQNLQQALGETSAEKLVLLTFYSSQNPECHQQATILEKIAHEYGEHLLVATLDCDVEQALAGQLAQQIGLQALPTLVMLKDSAPVDMLPGAQTEQQIRDALAKHLPAQHELLLEQAKQALINQDLNNAFNYAKQAYELDPNHTRVKLVLADICIQIHKLEDAQALLDSVAESERDAYFTNIQAKCEQALAATDSPEIKALQDKVEKYPNDLEIKVELSNALNSAGRKEEALEMLFNVLKKDLNYADAKPTYLEIIASLPDGDALASKYRRKLYSILY, encoded by the coding sequence ATGAATAATATGATAAAACTTACCCAGCAAAATTTGCAGCAAGCATTGGGTGAAACGTCCGCTGAAAAATTAGTATTACTTACTTTTTACTCTTCGCAAAACCCAGAGTGTCATCAGCAAGCTACTATTTTAGAAAAAATCGCACATGAATATGGTGAGCATTTATTAGTAGCAACATTAGATTGTGATGTTGAGCAGGCACTTGCAGGACAACTTGCACAGCAAATCGGTTTACAAGCATTACCTACACTTGTGATGTTAAAAGATTCAGCGCCTGTAGATATGTTACCTGGCGCTCAAACAGAGCAGCAAATTCGCGATGCGCTAGCCAAACATTTACCAGCTCAACACGAGTTATTACTAGAGCAGGCTAAGCAAGCGTTAATTAATCAAGACTTAAACAATGCTTTTAACTATGCAAAGCAGGCTTATGAGCTTGATCCAAACCATACGCGTGTAAAGTTAGTTTTAGCTGATATCTGCATTCAAATTCATAAATTGGAAGATGCACAAGCATTATTAGATTCGGTTGCAGAAAGTGAACGAGATGCGTATTTCACAAATATTCAAGCAAAGTGTGAACAAGCATTAGCTGCAACAGATTCACCAGAAATAAAAGCACTGCAAGATAAAGTTGAAAAATATCCAAATGATTTAGAGATAAAAGTAGAACTAAGTAATGCTCTTAATAGTGCGGGCCGTAAAGAAGAAGCTTTAGAGATGTTATTTAATGTACTTAAAAAAGATCTTAACTACGCAGATGCAAAACCAACCTATCTAGAAATTATCGCTTCATTACCTGATGGTGATGCCTTGGCATCTAAGTATCGCCGTAAGTTATATAGTATCTTGTACTAA
- a CDS encoding FKBP-type peptidyl-prolyl cis-trans isomerase, giving the protein MSRKKTTKSKGSSGLNRKNSEAFIAKFSSHPDTHLCSSGLMYKVIDELEGERITEFDTVVINQRIMLADGTVIADSYKAGMPEVFALSEAIEGLKEGLLLMNIGSRYEFVIPPELAWGKKGNGGKIGANAVLHFDVRLMRLA; this is encoded by the coding sequence GTGTCTCGTAAGAAAACAACCAAGTCGAAAGGCTCTTCAGGTTTAAATCGTAAAAATAGTGAAGCATTTATTGCTAAGTTCTCATCTCATCCTGATACACATCTATGTTCGTCGGGTTTAATGTATAAAGTGATTGATGAGCTTGAAGGGGAGCGAATTACAGAGTTCGACACAGTAGTCATTAATCAGCGCATTATGCTTGCTGATGGCACTGTGATTGCCGACAGTTACAAAGCGGGTATGCCAGAGGTGTTTGCATTATCTGAAGCAATCGAAGGGTTAAAAGAAGGCTTGTTGCTAATGAATATTGGTTCTCGTTATGAATTTGTGATCCCTCCAGAGCTTGCCTGGGGTAAAAAAGGTAACGGTGGCAAGATTGGCGCAAATGCAGTGCTTCATTTTGACGTTCGATTAATGCGTTTAGCATGA